The window TATTTAAGTCAAAACTGGTTATTGGTGATGAAGTATACAACATTGGTTATAAGGGAGAGTTATCAGTTTCCATACTTAATCGTCTGAAAATGTTTGTATCGCTAGTCTCTAAACCGTCTTTCTTAACAAAACTCTACAAATTAAAGCAATACATGGATCAAGCCTATGCACTATATCTATCGTATCCTTCGTCACCTATAGAGTATCTAAAGTGGAGATCGAGAGAGATAGAACTATTTAGTGACTTTAGGAAATGGATACAATCTATATAGACATATAACGTAAGTTGGTAGGGGAATTGAAAGCTCTCCTTGTGGTACTATAAGGTAGATACTATGTCGAGGTATTCGAGAATTCTGAAATCATGGTTCTCACTTATTAGAATAGGTAACGCGATCGCCTTAGGTTATGCCGCTATTGTCGGATATGTACTAGGTATTCCAAGACACATTGATGCTTTAGTAACGATCAAGCTTTTTACAGTAGCATTTCTTATTGGTAGCGGAAGCAATGCCATAAACGATTACTATGATAGATATATTGATCAGCTAAATAAACCCTGGAGACCTATACCTTCTGGATTAATAGATGCTACTACAGCATATGTCGTAGCTATAGCCCTTCTAGCTATAGGTGTAGCGCTCTCTTTCTCAGTGTCATTATTGAACACACTAATAGCGTTAGTTGCATCCATACTTTCTTACCTCTATTCACAAAGATTGAAAAAGATTATACTCTTAGGTAATATTATTGTGGCTTTCTTGACAAGTCTTGCAATAATCTATGGAGGGTCGGCATCAAACATCACAATTCATGTATGTATAGCTAGTCTGTATGCATTTCTATTAAACATTGGAAGAGAATTTCTCAAAGGAATAGAAGATGTAGAAGGTGATAAGAAATATGGGGTGAAAACCTTAGCTACAGTGCTAGGTTCAAAAAACGCGTTCATTATTTCTATGAGCATCTTTCTTAGCTTAATCATGTTAAGCTTTATACCATACTTCGATTCCAGATTTAATTACTCTATCATGTACTTGATCATTACCGTAACTGGAGTAGATACCATAATAGTAATAGCCCTGATAAAGGCTTCGTCGTTGAACCCTAAAGATGCGTTAAAAGCAACAAAACTACTCAAGATCGCTGTCTTCTGCGGAATATCTGTATTCTTTTTTGAGGCTTTAAGAATCATCTACGGTATATCAATCTAAACGTTCGAAATCTATTCCTCTAATCGCATCAACATACAATGCATAAACATACAAAAGATCGGAAAGTCTATTTAAGTAGACATAGATGTTCCTGTTAATCAAACCGTTTCTCAATAAAGCAACAGCTCTACGCTCAACAGATCTACATAAAGTTCTAGCAAAATGGAGCAATGAAGACTCTAGACTACTTCCAGGCACAACAAAACAATGATTAACATTGACTATTTTGCTAAACGTAATAATTTCTTTTTCGACATCCTCAACATACTTACTAAAGAGATCACTATATCTATGATCTCCTGCTGCTATTCCTGCTACCTTCATTAAAGTTAACTGTATACTCTTAATTTTTGTTGCTATTTCTCTTAAGGCTTCGTTTTCACTTATAGTAGATCTTATGATACCGAGAAAGGATACAAGCTCATCTACACTTCCTATGAATTCTATTATGTATGAATCTTTAGGAATGCGAGCACCTATGATGTCTGTATATCCGTTGTCTCCTCTATGAACAA is drawn from Ignisphaera sp. and contains these coding sequences:
- a CDS encoding geranylgeranylglycerol-phosphate geranylgeranyltransferase, with protein sequence MSRYSRILKSWFSLIRIGNAIALGYAAIVGYVLGIPRHIDALVTIKLFTVAFLIGSGSNAINDYYDRYIDQLNKPWRPIPSGLIDATTAYVVAIALLAIGVALSFSVSLLNTLIALVASILSYLYSQRLKKIILLGNIIVAFLTSLAIIYGGSASNITIHVCIASLYAFLLNIGREFLKGIEDVEGDKKYGVKTLATVLGSKNAFIISMSIFLSLIMLSFIPYFDSRFNYSIMYLIITVTGVDTIIVIALIKASSLNPKDALKATKLLKIAVFCGISVFFFEALRIIYGISI
- a CDS encoding cob(I)yrinic acid a,c-diamide adenosyltransferase, with the translated sequence MKIVHRGDNGYTDIIGARIPKDSYIIEFIGSVDELVSFLGIIRSTISENEALREIATKIKSIQLTLMKVAGIAAGDHRYSDLFSKYVEDVEKEIITFSKIVNVNHCFVVPGSSLESSLLHFARTLCRSVERRAVALLRNGLINRNIYVYLNRLSDLLYVYALYVDAIRGIDFERLD